The window GCATGTAGGCCGTTGGCCTGGAATTGGAAATTATTGTGTGAATTGAGCTTCTAAAGCAAATATTAAGAATCGCTGGAAATTAACAATGGATTCAGTTTTATGTGTCAGTTCATAAGAACTTTTAGCAAGGATCCTGACAACTCGTGCTGGCTAAATGGTACTTTGATGCTCAAGTATAGGCATGCCATCTATTCGTATTGTAGGGTATTGAAGGGGTTAAAACATTATTTCCCTTTAATCCATACTTGCTGAACATTCTTTTCCCCTtgacttttcccctttttactTGCTGgtggtcttcttttttttttgcagtggtttttttttgttggggggtggtggtggtggtgtgtGTGTTTGAGAGAAGTTACTCTGTTAATCCTGTTTTTTCCCCTCATTCAATTCTATGATAGAGGAACAAGTACACTATTTCTAAGTTTTCTTTTGAGTTTTAATGGCACAATGATCTCTGTACTTCAAGACTATCTGTATTTGCTTGAATGTACAGAAACTTGAGACCTTAAATCACAATCTGTGGATTGGTACTTTAAATGTATTACAAATTTCAAACAAGCACGCTTGTCCATGTAGAGGTCTTTATGATTTTCCTTCTGCTCGTATGATATTAAAGTTTCTGTTCTGGTTCTTAATTTGtaaatgctttttttttcccctatttTCCCCTCGGCAGCTTACAGATAGGACATCTGACTCAACTTCTTATTCATCTGAAAGTGACTTTCCAAAAAATGCGGTGTGTACAGAACATATTGGCAGGTAAGTCATTCCCATCATTGGGTCACAGTTTTTTTTAGTGGTTCCTCTCCCGGTTGAATGGTTTTACCTGGTTTTTCCTCAGCATTCCATTTTCCCATCGGGATGAATTACTATTAGGGTTTCTAGAGTTCTAAATGTTTGTGATCCTGGTCCTCAAGCATTATTTCATTACTTACCCCAAATAAAAAAGGCATTTGCTTCATTACAAATGAACCATAAGCTTTTTCCAAATTGCAATAAATAAAGAGTGTTTTTGATCTATGTTTCCTGGACTCGCCAGTTAGCTCCAGCACGCACCTGTGCGACACGACGCGACATGGGGGTGGGCGCAGATACATGTCGGATCCGGTCAGAAATATTTGGGTGCTTTGACTGCTTCAGATTAGGCTTCACGGAAAATTGTTATTCATCCATGGATACTTTGATCTTCAAGTGCTGGGCCATCACCAGAAAATGGCAGCAGTGGTGGTGGATCTATGGATGGCAACTGGTCTCCTAATACACCAGTACCAATAGGAGATTTTGGAGGGGTTTAATCACATGATCAGGAGGTTCACTGATGAAAGATGAAAGGTGATTAGATGCTACAGAGTGGATGATGAAGAAAGCtcttgaaaagaaaatggaGAGGATGAGAATGGTTTGCAATTGCAAAGAAGTCTTGGGAGTTAGAGTCACTGTTTGATTCAACCTGGTGGACGGAGATAACGAGGAGTAGAAATAGAATTTTTTAAAGTGACATTCTGGTGACCTTTTAGAGGTTACCATTGCCGTCATTGGATAAATAATATGTCCATATTTTCTGTTTTACTAGCTGGTCACCGGAAGCTGGTCCCGTTTAAGTGAGTCTAGCAATTCACCATACCCCATTTCATCCTTTAAAAGATTTGGTTGTATAAAATAACACTTTATATGGTAGGTCAATTTCCAAGATTTAATTATCCATCCAACCTTTAGTTTTGATTTTGCTGAAGCATGGAACAAGCTGACAATTAAGATGcacacttttcttttcttaattttgatTTGCTATACTAAATCCAACAATTGAATGTTAATGAGCCTTCCAAATGTGTTTGATTAAATGACTAGTCACTACTCTTAAATTTGCTAAACTTAGTGCTGTGTCCACGTACTTGTGTCCAAGTCTCTAGATGTGTCCCCATATCCTAGATTTAGAGTCCAACAAATCTGACACCTAGATATGTGCCCATATCCGACACCCGTACCTGAGTCCAAGCAACATAGTTTTTGATATTTCTTTGAACACAAACACAAAGAAGGGAGAAGAGTGGACCGTAAAAATGCCAGAGTTGTGTGCACCGGGTGTTTGATATGGTGAGCTTATGGAAGTGTGTCTGGAGTAGAATAGTCTAACACCTGATCTTTCATGTTCCTTTTGTATGAAGGTCTTCTTTGTTCACCAGAGGTGGCTAAACATGGACTTTGAATTGAATAGAGAATGGAGATGCCTTAGgaaggaattaaagaagttGATGGTATTTGTATTCAAGCTACAAAGCCCATTATTTTCAAGAGACTCCCAGAAGGTGGATGTGGAAAGGAGACTTGAGAAAAGAGGTTAGCTGGGATGTCTCATTGTGCAAGCATAACGGACCCACTGAGAGCGAGTGGGGTGTCCTGTATATTCTTTTCCTATTAGATAGATGATAATACTTTTAATTGACAATTGAATTTTACTTGGTCTGTTTTTCATGatataatgaattttttttccatataTCATTCAGGAGTTCACCACTTGATGTTATGTTTCAGGAGTCATTTCCAAGTTCTTGCTGGTATTGACAATCATTCTTCAAAAAATCCTGCGCATATGGAGCCAGACCTCTCTCAACAGGTTTTGGAATCCCTGTTTAATATGCCGACTCCCAAGAGTGCTGAACGTGAGCCTAACACTATGAACTGgaggaaaattgttaaaaaaatgaCATCTTTGGGACAGGGTACTCATCCAGGAGATGGTGCATTAGTGCGGAATTCCCTTGGTATGTCTATTTTCTAATAATGGGCTGATAATCCTGGTTGCATTCACTCTGTGTTTGCAAGTTAACTTCAAAACTGCTATTAATACCATCAATTATTGAATTTTCCActttattttgccattttgctgGTATGATTTTCTTCTGTGGTTTTCATGTGTATTTAATTTTCCTAGGAAGCACATGTATTTGTAAATGGTATGCTACTCTTTAGGTATGATTCACTTGGTATACTGAACATACTTCTTTAGACCACAGGTTTCTCAAGACCATTTTGATACATATAGGTGATTCATTTACAAGAAATATGTTCCAAGAATGTGCGTTTCTGCCAAGACCTACTGTTGACATATTTCTTATCAATATAGCATCTGCATGTTGCAGCAACTTGGGGAAGAATGGGAACTTCTGATGTAAAATCTTTGGATTGTCTTGCTTGCACATCCCTCAACCCCCTCGTGTCTTTGCACTTTTTAGGCATGAGTAGTTTTAATGATTACCAATTGTCTACTGTTTCCTTGTAGACGTCGGTTTCTATGCAAGcacggagagagagagagagagagagagagagagagagaaggagagAGCTTTCTTCCTGTTCAATCAATTATGTTTTGAACTACTACATATGACGTCTCTCTAATTGTAGCTAAAGGAGATGACTATCAGGTCTTCAGACAATCTGCAAAGCAGCACTGGGAGTCAATGAAGTTTTGCTATCAAAAGGTATCTGATGctttcttctttttggagtttttgagtATGTTACTATGgtatgttttttattttgtaatcgTGAACCTATATAAGCTTCACCATGTGCAGTTTTCTGTAGGCTGCAAGTGCATTTTCTAATGGAGAACGAGATTATGCAGCTGTTCTGTCTGAGAAGGTGTGTATCTAGTAGATGATATCTGTGCTCTTTCACATGTATATTTGAGTAGAAAACTTGTTCAAGTTAGACGCGAACTAATATCAGATTAAGTTGTACAGTCAACTTATTACCAGTCTGGCAATGTAGAGAATGTCCATTGAGATGATGCACAtatcttttattattattactgtTGTTTCTCCTTTTAACTTTTCATCCTTCATGATATGCTGGTTTGCGTGTGCTGTTAATGAGTGACATAGGCTGAAGCTTCCAAGTTTACTGTGTTTTACTTATGTTTATACtttccttttgaatttcttttggTTGACATGTATAAAAGTCTTGACCAAGCTATCTTCTGTAAAAACACTGAAGCAACCTATAAAGTTTAATCAAATGTAATAAGAAACTATGTACATTTTTGAACTTGGTTCTTAGGtataaaactttgtttttgtCATTGATAGAATGTGAAATATAGGTGGATGGTAATTTGCTAGTTATAGAAAATTGCAGTTTTAGCTGCTGTAAATTTGGATTGTTTTGGAATGTACTCcacttaatttctggtttggctGGAAATTAATTTGGGCATCAATAGTTGCTTTTTTGGAAAGGTAAAAAACTTCTGTATGCTTCCTTTATGCCTCTCATGCTCTACCTTCAATGTTAGACTATTTTACTAAACTTTTGTGATGCTATCAAGAGCAACCTACATAAGGAAAACTCTGTAAGGTAGCATGAAGTAGATATGCAAATAGAATATGGATGGCGCTTATTTCAATGGTGCCTAGTTTAATGTCAAAATAAGTATTCTAAGCTGCTAGTAAACTTCAATCAGAGTTTGCTATTTCTTATTTCCACGAGTATGGATGAAATGTTTGACCATACCTGCTCTGGTTCAGGGGAGGACACACAGTAAGATGGCTCgggaggcagaagaaaaggctAGCCAGGATATCTTCCAAGCAAGGTTTGCCTGTTGGATAAATTACTCTAGTTTCAGCATCTGTGCTCTATGATAGTTGTCTAACTGAGCTGTATCTGTGCTGCAGAAACAAGGGCATAGAGAATATGATAACGATTGATTTGCATGGGCAACATGTCAAAGAAGCGATGAGGCTTTTAAAACTTCATCTTCTTTTTGGGGCATATGTGCGCTGTAAGCTTCTGTAAAATGTCTCATTTGTAAATCAGAAAAGGTCCCCTAGACTCTCTCTCAACATGTTCACAAGTCTTTGGGATTTCTTGTGTCAGAGCAATTGAATAGTGTTCTGTTATGTTCTTCTTTCCCTGTGCTGTAGCTGTGCGGTCACTCAGGATTATCACTGGATGTGGGAGGCACGGGGTAGGGAAATCACAGCTGAAACAGTCGGTATGGGTCAGCAACCTTGCTCTGCTTTTGTActagaatttggaaaaaatgttGAAAGAAAATGTTGGACACACTGTAATGTTAGCACTAAACTCCGATATAGTATCTAGTAAAGTGTGCTTCCTTTATTATAGACTAAGGACTAATGGGTTCCAGCACAGCCGACCTACATTTGGAATTTTGATTTTCATATGTTGTATAATTGGGTAAAGTTTAACTGCTCATGGATGGAGTTCTTACTTGTCGGACACAGATGTGTTAATCAGCTTGAAAGTTGTAGCTTGTTCACTGCAGCTGATTTTTGCAGGAAGGTTGATGAAGTGATATTGATCTAACATGCCAGAAGTCTGTCTGTTAGCTTTCTTAAGTGGACGGATTTCTTAAACTTGTGTTTGTGATCATTGCTTGAAAGGAGAGATAATAGACCATCTCTGGATACGTGTGGAAAGGAACTGAGAAGATTCAGATATCATGCATGTTACTCAAATATTGAATACTTTTTTTCTAAATGCTTTGGTCATGCCATAATTTTACCTTTTCATATGTACAGGTCATTAATCTTTTGAAGAAGGAAGGTATTGAATGGAGCGAAGAAAATAGTGGAACACTGCTCATCAGCAGGCTTGATCAGCAGACACAGTTTAGCTTTCTAGATTCTGACAATGAGGGCGAGTAATCTTCCTGCAGTTTGGTCGCGCATTTTTAGAACTGTAGCAAAAGCATGGTTAATTAGATGTTAATAGTGAGTACTATTTAGCTTTTGCTGTTAATTCTTGGCCAACTAATTCTACAGATGACATCTAGAAGCTAGTTTAGATTCAGACCTATGTTTACATCCAACTTTAGATTGTGGAAGTTCGAGCAAGATTAACAGCATATCCTAGCCTATGCTGTGAGCTTGAACTTTAATGTATATTATGCTTTGGGTCTTTTGTATCGAATTCGTGTCGGCATGTTTAGCCACATTATATACATATCAGTCAGGTTGTAAATGATGTAACTTGTGAAGTGCAAACTGATGGTGTAGTTGGAACTCAGAAGAGAAAAGGTCTTTTTAACTCTTCTTTCCCTCTTTTTGAGAACcgcattttttacttttttttgggCATCTCCTGTCACTTTTCAAAGCGGCAAAGACGACTACAACAAGGAAAGAGCAATTGTTTGATAACTTTACGTTATTCCATACCTTCGGCAGATAAGGTCTCAGGGGTGTCTGTCAAACAATCATGCAATAAAAATAGTACTGGTATTAATTTTACAGTTTGGACAGGAGATTATTGGGCAAAATATATTTGCTTGTAtcattattataatttttaatacactttttatcttttcaattatctttttatctcacatacatcacatcacaaaaattgctacagtaaaaatattttaaataatttacaatccaaatacagtGTTAAAATTTCTTTACGCTGTTGGTCcctatttaaatttaatttttgtttacaTCTGTGTTAGTGTaagaaaatttacttttgatgagTTTTTCTTGTCAAATAACACTTTCTAAAAAATATTGTCAATGTGACtcacttttaaattttatttccaTAATGATGTTGTTGTTATTACCTAGTTATTCTTATTGCTATGTTGGATAACAAGAAATGAATGTTTTAATCTAATCTATAGTTTTCTAACATGAactaaaaatttatttatttattttttgttatagaGGCAAAAGAAGATTGCATAGCTTTGACAATTTctatataattatttaaaataaatactATCATTATTGACCTTGCTATTATTGGTCTCtgcatttttttaaatgtattaaacttattacatattttttttaaaaaaaatagatttgaaaaacacaaaaattgCAACAAATTGGCAATAaaaaatgtgagcaataacaagaaaagttacaaaattttcaaagctATCACATTTGCCTATGTTATCCTTCCTACTCCTTGAAAATAACTTTTACGAAAAGTAATCAAGCTGCAATTTTAAAGTTTTCTCTTACAAACAAAAACTACCAGATTATTATATAAGTAATTAACAAGTATAAAAGGCAAATATCATCCCAGACATGAATTTATGTTGTTATGTAGTTTTCTTCGGAGACATTTTATCAAACATACGGTATGAGAAATCATTTGTTAAACAATTAGTATTCAAAACTTTTTGTTGGCAACCGTAGAAATGTTCTAAAAACTGCACAATAGAAAAGGCAAGAGAATAATCTTCATTTATCTTGAAATTAtagattcaagaagaatattttcatccactgAAACAATATCAAGGGCGATACCAAAGTTTTAGATACTCTTAATATAAATATTGACTTCTCAAAATTACGTTTAACaaggaaaagataaagaaaggaaaaaaccaGGAAAGGTTCAAAAAAGGAATTGGAGAAGAAATTATATAGGAAAGAGAAATGGAGCGCGCATCTATCTGACATATATGTAACTTATGTGGTAAAAAAAGGatcataaaaataacaaattttaaaattagattACTTGGGGTATATGTTTTAGAAGGAGagttattttggcaataaactctaATTTTGATAGCATATAACATTAATAAAAGTATAAATTACAGTTACCTCCCTCAAAGTTTGGTCAAATTAGCAAACAAATTCTCAAGTTTGATCAAATTACAAAGAGACCTTTCAAAATCAGAAGCATATAACAATTACATCTCCACTGCGATACAACTAACATCGACCCTCTAATTGTTAAAGACTTCAGCAAAAATCTATTGACATAAAATGGGAATCATCAGACAAAGAATCTATGAACTATCACAACCTCTCATAGTTGCAAATAGTAACAGTGCatgaaaaaaatttatcaaaagaaaagaaaagtaggTTTCTCCCAACCCAAAGGTCCCAAACAGTCAAAGCAATAGAATAAATCCACCTTGGCTGCCTGCTTGGTTCAGTCTTCATTATACAATTGGCGACCACTCATGTCCATCCACGTCATCATCACGCCACTTCTAAGTATGTCCTTCCCAAGTTGGTGGAAGATATTTTTGATCCATCGCCCAATGACAAAGTCGGGATCCATAAAGCGCTCCAAAAGCAAAACTCGTTAGACCTCACATGCCTGTGGGGAACCACCTCAACTTTACCAATCATCAAGCCTATCATCACCACCTCAACGGTCCATGATCATCCTTCGGTAATCCCCCTGCTGTCACCGTAATCTTTACTTCCAGTTAAAAGAGTCGGTTAAAgttctatatatatttttttcagatGCCACCACCGCCTCCATTTCCCTCTCCGTATAAATTATAAAACCACTTCATTTGCACTTTTTCCTATTATTACTATTAGTATTATGTTGTTGCAGGGATGTGACTGAGAAGAACCGAGTCGTGAAAGGCCGTGGACTCGACCGGAGCATGGAGGACACCTCAAAATCCCTAAAAAAACATTACCAATTCTCTCGAGCTGTCAAGCGCCGCTTCGGACGCAGAGGCAGAGTCGGCGAGAAGAAAATCGGCGACAAACACGACGAGGATGACGATGAGAACGAGGATGAGGAGGACGAGGGCTGTGATGTGCAGGCGTGGGAGACATTGAGCAAGAGCTTTAACGACGTGCAATCTGTTTTGGATCATAATCGAGTTTTGATCAAGCAAGTCAACGAAAATCACCAGTCTAAAGTTGCAGATAATTTGGTTAAAAATGTTGCCCTAATTCAGGAGATTAACGGTAATATTTCTAAAGTCATGGGGATTTACTCTGATCTCTCTGTCAATTTCTCCAGCATCGTTCAACAGCGACAAGCTCTATCCAAGAGTTGTGGCGATACCAGCAACAGCAGTAGCAATAGCTAACCGCCAGCCGGGGGACTCTCCGAGAAACTATCAGATTTGATCAAAGTCATCGGTGGTGGATCCTTCAAGAAATTTCAGTAATCTCCGATGCCTCTTTTATACCTCTGGTGAATTAATAAGCATTTTC is drawn from Coffea arabica cultivar ET-39 chromosome 1c, Coffea Arabica ET-39 HiFi, whole genome shotgun sequence and contains these coding sequences:
- the LOC113730570 gene encoding SMR domain-containing protein At5g58720-like; protein product: MRKKKRSRASKKGSGGVCNAAPPPQSNQAEEEEKHKVVESLVEAFGTISVEEAEAAYNEAKGDVNKAAEILGDLYVKESSTEDQSTSCSSSSGNFASTSSGSGSSGSSSASEVFAEANVVCPNGVRNQKGRQKKVVAAAGIVSTVLGKDYVRSVTKKSSSKSKGSWNKEDVEQFLFSMLGEDCELGMPVVSDVLCGCGYDVEKALNILLELSSSLGEQTHVGNANANIREDASSNLEGNSSLTDRTSDSTSYSSESDFPKNAVCTEHIGRSHFQVLAGIDNHSSKNPAHMEPDLSQQVLESLFNMPTPKSAEREPNTMNWRKIVKKMTSLGQGTHPGDGALVRNSLAKGDDYQVFRQSAKQHWESMKFCYQKAASAFSNGERDYAAVLSEKGRTHSKMAREAEEKASQDIFQARNKGIENMITIDLHGQHVKEAMRLLKLHLLFGAYVRSVRSLRIITGCGRHGVGKSQLKQSVINLLKKEGIEWSEENSGTLLISRLDQQTQFSFLDSDNEGE
- the LOC113730580 gene encoding protein ELF4-LIKE 1-like gives rise to the protein MIILRDVTEKNRVVKGRGLDRSMEDTSKSLKKHYQFSRAVKRRFGRRGRVGEKKIGDKHDEDDDENEDEEDEGCDVQAWETLSKSFNDVQSVLDHNRVLIKQVNENHQSKVADNLVKNVALIQEINGNISKVMGIYSDLSVNFSSIVQQRQALSKSCGDTSNSSSNS